The following proteins are encoded in a genomic region of Ferrimicrobium acidiphilum DSM 19497:
- a CDS encoding sensor domain-containing diguanylate cyclase: MDMHTVTDELSDLEGRLQKVLSVARDLSVFTDRNELLRKITQTNSEVLGFGATSIAILDGDGRFRVKAMTSLRGDLTMDDFNDYSMPFEELERLLRVAKPIGDIYWVDGSEPILAEMEERGSVIATTPTVESSHWHPRSLLIAPLYRPPAEVFGVVFPDDPLDGMVPTLERAMLIATLAHFASLAIQLHENRSYAEAQLRILTAQRERLSELFRASNDVQRAGQLEEILQMTADAVTSAGGFRRSAIYLRSDDNLELRVTSGIDTRERARLHENGPIELGQFAEIMQPQMRLSRSYLFDHRKYPLPDQLGQQLSVPTRSPDELDVGNWEPQDSLTIPIIESGQLLGVISADEPIDGRFPDLEQVQALEFFADQAGIAVSQMMQYDLLRELAETDPLTGLMNRRSFWSLAERLVVNARGGGFQMAAMFIDLDHFKAVNDQFGHSAGDLVIKEAAANIQNRLRTQDVVARFGGEEFVVFLTGVDQIQALSLAESLRLVLASVSVPDVDSHITASIGVAVAAPVVRRFSPRGLVEELLRLADSALYDAKARGRNRVQLGGVLDS, translated from the coding sequence ATGGATATGCATACAGTTACAGACGAGCTCTCGGATCTTGAGGGCAGGTTGCAGAAGGTGCTGAGTGTCGCTCGGGATCTAAGTGTATTCACCGATCGTAACGAACTCTTGCGTAAAATTACCCAAACGAATTCAGAGGTGCTCGGTTTTGGTGCAACCTCTATTGCAATATTGGACGGAGACGGTCGCTTTCGCGTGAAGGCGATGACCAGCCTTCGTGGCGATTTGACGATGGATGACTTCAATGATTACTCTATGCCCTTTGAAGAGCTGGAACGGTTATTGCGGGTCGCGAAGCCGATTGGCGACATCTACTGGGTCGATGGTTCGGAACCAATTCTTGCCGAGATGGAGGAACGTGGGTCGGTGATCGCGACTACTCCGACGGTCGAGTCAAGCCACTGGCATCCGCGTTCGTTGTTGATAGCTCCGCTCTATCGACCACCAGCGGAGGTATTCGGTGTCGTTTTCCCAGATGATCCTCTGGATGGTATGGTTCCGACCCTGGAGAGGGCGATGCTCATCGCGACACTGGCACACTTTGCCTCGCTTGCGATTCAGCTGCACGAGAACCGGAGCTATGCAGAGGCTCAGCTAAGGATTCTTACCGCTCAGCGTGAACGCTTGAGTGAGCTATTTCGAGCGAGCAACGACGTGCAGCGTGCGGGCCAGCTAGAAGAGATCCTTCAGATGACTGCAGATGCGGTAACCTCGGCGGGCGGTTTTCGCCGGTCTGCTATCTACCTGCGCAGCGATGACAACCTTGAGCTTCGTGTCACCTCCGGCATCGATACACGCGAACGCGCACGGCTCCATGAAAATGGTCCTATAGAGCTTGGACAGTTCGCTGAAATTATGCAACCACAGATGCGTCTGTCGCGTTCTTACCTCTTTGACCATCGTAAATATCCGCTCCCTGACCAGCTCGGCCAGCAGCTGTCGGTTCCAACTCGTAGCCCCGATGAACTGGATGTGGGCAACTGGGAACCACAGGACTCATTGACTATCCCAATTATCGAGTCCGGTCAACTGTTGGGTGTGATCTCTGCTGATGAGCCGATAGATGGTCGATTTCCAGACCTAGAACAAGTCCAAGCACTTGAGTTCTTCGCAGATCAGGCGGGAATCGCGGTTTCGCAGATGATGCAGTATGACCTTTTACGCGAGCTCGCCGAGACCGACCCATTGACTGGCCTCATGAACCGCCGAAGCTTCTGGTCGCTCGCCGAGCGACTCGTTGTCAACGCACGTGGCGGAGGTTTTCAGATGGCGGCGATGTTTATAGACTTAGATCACTTCAAGGCGGTGAACGATCAGTTTGGGCATTCAGCCGGCGATCTCGTGATCAAGGAGGCTGCGGCCAATATCCAGAATCGCCTTCGTACGCAGGACGTGGTGGCCAGATTCGGTGGCGAGGAGTTCGTGGTGTTCCTGACCGGTGTTGACCAGATTCAAGCGCTTAGTCTTGCTGAGTCGCTCCGCTTAGTTCTCGCATCGGTGTCGGTGCCGGACGTGGATAGCCATATAACCGCCTCTATTGGGGTTGCGGTGGCTGCTCCGGTCGTTCGCAGGTTCTCGCCACGGGGGCTCGTTGAGGAGTTACTGCGCCTCGCCGACTCTGCCCTATATGATGCCAAGGCACGCGGACGAAACCGGGTCCAGCTTGGTGGTGTTCTAGACTCCTAG
- a CDS encoding SDR family oxidoreductase: MTDSAQERSPLAIVTGGARGIGLACVQALASTGYQVVAIDVPTDSSMPYSLSTNNDLAAISNHNIHPIACDVRDSEALTSHVQQLTRRWGSIQLVVACAGVLAGSTSSLELDREQAQEIFDVDYWGVTYLASATMESLRQTRGSFIAISSAAGVRGLPQLGHYCAAKHAVHGFLAALAREEISKGVRINIVAPGSTDTALLAATAQVYQLNSANEFLAQQLDPTLNTPADVAAVVAFLASDAASGINGAIIPVDRGFIG; the protein is encoded by the coding sequence GTGACTGACAGCGCTCAAGAGAGATCACCACTTGCAATCGTTACCGGAGGAGCGAGGGGAATCGGGCTAGCATGCGTTCAGGCACTAGCCTCCACCGGTTACCAAGTGGTTGCGATCGACGTGCCCACTGACTCGAGCATGCCCTATTCGCTCTCCACGAACAATGATCTCGCTGCGATCTCTAACCACAATATTCATCCGATCGCTTGCGATGTCCGAGACTCTGAAGCACTCACCAGTCACGTTCAACAGTTAACACGACGTTGGGGGTCGATCCAACTCGTAGTAGCCTGCGCTGGCGTCCTGGCTGGATCAACATCATCGCTCGAACTCGATCGCGAACAAGCTCAGGAGATCTTCGATGTCGACTATTGGGGAGTTACATATCTAGCGAGCGCGACAATGGAATCACTCAGACAAACCCGTGGAAGCTTCATAGCAATCTCCTCGGCGGCGGGGGTGCGGGGACTCCCACAACTCGGACACTACTGCGCAGCCAAACATGCAGTACATGGCTTCCTTGCAGCCTTGGCCCGTGAGGAGATCTCAAAGGGCGTGCGGATCAACATAGTAGCCCCGGGTTCGACCGACACTGCCCTACTCGCCGCCACCGCCCAGGTCTATCAACTCAACTCAGCCAATGAATTTCTTGCCCAGCAACTCGATCCCACTCTAAACACCCCAGCCGACGTAGCGGCCGTCGTCGCCTTCCTGGCCTCCGACGCCGCCAGCGGCATCAACGGAGCGATCATTCCAGTCGACCGCGGCTTCATCGGCTAG
- a CDS encoding SixA phosphatase family protein has protein sequence MTVILLRHAKARATAGYGDDLARTLDNEGLAQAQVLAEVVGGVLARETPIRIVASPALRCQATVGPLAMRFGIESFEDPRLLEMAPDDELSELANVAQTAVGALVLCGHAPALSRLAQIMTASQGVVVPAVELALGIASFASFEFREDSGRRLVALSRYPASDYQRVRIVG, from the coding sequence GTGACGGTCATTCTACTACGACATGCAAAGGCGCGGGCCACAGCTGGGTATGGTGATGATCTCGCCAGAACGTTAGACAACGAAGGTCTTGCTCAGGCGCAGGTGTTGGCTGAGGTGGTTGGGGGCGTACTCGCTCGCGAGACGCCGATCAGGATCGTCGCGAGTCCCGCCTTACGTTGTCAAGCTACCGTCGGTCCGCTAGCTATGAGGTTTGGCATCGAGTCCTTTGAGGACCCACGACTTCTGGAGATGGCCCCGGATGACGAGCTCAGCGAACTGGCAAACGTTGCACAGACTGCGGTTGGGGCTTTGGTGTTGTGTGGCCATGCACCAGCGCTCAGCCGCCTCGCACAGATCATGACCGCCTCGCAAGGAGTTGTTGTGCCGGCAGTTGAACTAGCGCTTGGGATTGCATCCTTTGCATCCTTCGAGTTTCGAGAGGACTCCGGCCGCCGACTAGTCGCGTTGAGTCGTTACCCGGCGAGTGATTACCAACGAGTCCGCATCGTTGGTTAG
- the mftC gene encoding mycofactocin radical SAM maturase (MftC is a radical SAM/SPASM enzyme that catalyzes the first two steps in biosynthesis of the electron carrier mycofactocin from the terminal Val-Tyr dipeptide of the precursor peptide MftA.), with product MLRDSLIEGLSSPLCLTWELTWACNLSCRHCLSASGVSDPRELDFAACQKLLDDLHDMQVFYLNIGGGEPMMHPQFFDIIEYADSLGIGVKFSTNGTRLTRSAAQRIAALTYCNVQVSLDGATAEVNDAIRGVGSFDRALWALTNLAEVGVQGTKISVVVTRGSIDQLDDLRALADRFGAQLRLTRLRPSGRAQDCYEELALTDDEQRVLYDYLIAHPEIQTADSFFHLNPLGASLPGLNFCGAGRVVCLIDPVGDVYACPFTIHPDFLAGSVRSDRFADIWRESELFRTLRAQPPALGCHGCNAYARCHGGCLAAKFFTGRSLEGADPSCIRSVSNPVTFTPTRNTTDHTRRIRRGRAGLQVADGDATRIGRAVPSDDIGVGLRAQNTSVGSV from the coding sequence ATGTTGCGTGACTCCCTGATCGAGGGGTTGTCGTCACCGCTCTGCCTTACTTGGGAGCTCACGTGGGCCTGCAACCTCTCATGCCGGCATTGCCTTTCGGCATCTGGAGTGTCAGACCCTCGTGAACTCGACTTCGCTGCCTGTCAGAAGTTACTCGATGATCTCCACGATATGCAGGTGTTCTACCTGAATATCGGGGGTGGGGAGCCGATGATGCACCCGCAATTTTTCGATATTATCGAGTACGCGGACTCCTTGGGTATCGGGGTCAAGTTTTCGACAAATGGCACCCGTCTAACTAGATCGGCGGCTCAACGGATCGCAGCGTTGACTTACTGCAATGTTCAGGTATCTCTCGATGGAGCCACGGCAGAGGTCAATGATGCTATTCGGGGAGTAGGGAGTTTTGACCGTGCCTTATGGGCTCTAACGAACCTTGCTGAGGTGGGTGTCCAGGGCACCAAGATCTCCGTAGTAGTGACGAGGGGGTCGATCGATCAACTCGATGATTTACGTGCTCTTGCCGACCGATTCGGAGCACAGCTTCGTCTGACTCGCCTTCGACCCTCTGGTAGGGCCCAGGACTGCTATGAAGAGCTAGCTCTTACCGATGATGAGCAGCGAGTGTTGTATGACTACCTGATAGCTCATCCGGAGATTCAGACGGCCGATTCCTTTTTCCACCTAAACCCCCTTGGGGCTTCGCTTCCTGGCCTCAATTTTTGTGGTGCAGGGAGGGTCGTCTGCCTGATAGACCCTGTAGGCGATGTGTACGCATGCCCATTTACGATCCATCCCGACTTTCTTGCAGGGTCGGTACGCAGCGATCGATTCGCAGACATCTGGCGAGAGTCAGAACTCTTCCGAACGCTTCGTGCGCAACCGCCGGCGCTCGGTTGCCACGGATGTAACGCCTATGCACGTTGCCACGGTGGTTGTCTGGCGGCAAAATTCTTTACCGGACGTTCCTTAGAGGGAGCCGATCCTTCGTGTATCCGTTCGGTGAGCAACCCAGTAACCTTCACACCAACACGGAATACGACTGATCACACTCGCCGGATACGGAGAGGCAGAGCCGGACTCCAGGTTGCGGACGGCGACGCTACCCGGATAGGGCGGGCAGTTCCCAGTGACGACATCGGTGTTGGTCTGCGTGCTCAGAACACCTCCGTTGGTAGTGTCTGA
- the xseA gene encoding exodeoxyribonuclease VII large subunit, with product MIADPAPVFSVANLWEMIEGSLEPLMTSRFRLRGTIQDVAVRRHLYCFLADRTLATQVAKVNTVIFAADLARIRSELLSRGLGELESDVEVVAVGRLSTYRPAGRVSFVVEQLDYDEMRRLGRLDVERLRAALIEEGLFGANKDRPLAAVPLRIAVVTSEAGTVQHDFTRVLARSGYRFSWQLYSTRVTGTQAADELAAMVKRADADGHDLIVLLRGGGSESELALFNTEAVVRSVVNAKTPVWCAIGHAADDVLVNEVAHRALDVPQSVATALVERVEDYLLGLEHTLGRAVELIAARLRDEQAHRRGMAARVIGSCHAGLTQLRVGQAEQWASLVRLAEGRCRGDGEEVRRLSQSLRSNVRLRLAHELPRLLDQGELAKALQRRLESEASDVGRARVWLETYDPRKQLQLGYAIVQGRSGRWLTTISDVMDERLVTVLMRDGSAKVRLEEGEVQT from the coding sequence GTGATAGCTGATCCCGCTCCTGTCTTCTCGGTGGCGAACCTTTGGGAGATGATCGAAGGTAGCCTTGAGCCGTTGATGACCAGTCGCTTCCGACTGAGAGGGACGATCCAAGACGTAGCAGTTCGTCGACATCTGTACTGCTTTCTTGCTGATCGAACGCTGGCCACCCAGGTAGCGAAGGTGAATACTGTGATTTTCGCCGCCGACCTTGCTCGTATCCGCTCGGAGCTGCTTAGTCGAGGATTGGGCGAGCTAGAGAGTGATGTTGAGGTGGTAGCTGTCGGGCGCTTGAGCACGTATCGCCCAGCCGGCAGGGTAAGTTTCGTCGTCGAGCAGCTTGACTACGATGAGATGCGTCGGCTCGGTAGGCTCGATGTAGAGCGGTTACGAGCCGCTCTGATAGAAGAGGGTCTTTTTGGGGCCAATAAGGATCGTCCTCTGGCCGCCGTTCCTCTGCGGATTGCGGTTGTTACCTCAGAGGCGGGCACGGTTCAGCATGACTTTACCCGTGTCCTAGCGCGGAGTGGATATAGGTTCTCCTGGCAACTGTATTCGACTCGAGTAACTGGTACGCAGGCGGCTGACGAGTTGGCCGCGATGGTGAAGCGTGCCGATGCCGATGGTCACGATCTGATCGTCCTCCTCCGCGGAGGTGGATCGGAGAGCGAGCTAGCTCTCTTCAATACTGAGGCGGTAGTTCGTTCGGTTGTGAACGCTAAGACGCCGGTCTGGTGTGCCATCGGGCATGCCGCAGATGATGTGTTGGTAAATGAAGTTGCCCACCGAGCGCTTGATGTTCCACAGAGCGTGGCGACTGCATTGGTCGAACGGGTTGAGGATTATCTGCTTGGCCTTGAGCACACACTCGGTCGAGCTGTTGAGCTTATCGCTGCGAGGTTGCGTGATGAACAGGCTCACCGGCGTGGCATGGCTGCACGTGTGATAGGTTCATGCCATGCTGGCCTGACACAGTTAAGGGTTGGGCAGGCCGAGCAGTGGGCGAGTTTGGTTCGACTTGCCGAGGGTAGGTGCCGTGGTGACGGGGAAGAGGTACGTAGGTTGTCGCAAAGTTTGCGCTCCAACGTTCGGCTGCGTTTGGCCCACGAGCTACCACGTCTTTTGGATCAGGGTGAGTTGGCGAAGGCACTGCAACGGCGACTCGAGAGCGAGGCTAGCGATGTTGGGCGAGCACGAGTCTGGCTTGAAACTTATGACCCCAGGAAACAGCTGCAATTGGGCTATGCCATAGTGCAGGGGCGCAGCGGCCGATGGCTTACCACCATTTCAGATGTGATGGACGAGCGGTTGGTGACGGTTCTTATGAGAGACGGTTCTGCAAAGGTGAGACTGGAAGAGGGTGAGGTTCAAACGTGA
- a CDS encoding aspartate aminotransferase family protein: protein MSNFWHPFGQLYQASHDAVVFDHGSGVYVFDEDGRRYLDGTAALWYANIGHGRTEIADAIAEQAKKLAGYSTFGNFSNRPAEELAAFLSERAPMRDAQIFFVQGGGDAVETATKLARRYHFELGHPERTAIISRVNGYHGTWGFGTSVGGIDANREGFGALVPDTYRVPYDDVEAVEAEIVRLGEEQVAAVIAEPVIGAGGVYPPPAGYFASLREICDRHGVLLIVDSVICGFGRVGSWFGVERFEISPDLITFAKGVTSGYLPLGGVAVAGHVAAPFARQDSPVFRHGPTYGGHPTCAAAGLTNCRLLEGEGILERGSLLEGDLLAALRPATRFSSVSEVRGGVGLLAAVEVSPQVRREDPKAVDRLAVTVRRNGLITRVLGQGLAFSPPLVIEPSQIQEIGDIVMGSLEEWETTINV from the coding sequence ATGAGCAATTTTTGGCATCCGTTCGGACAGCTCTATCAGGCCAGCCACGACGCCGTCGTCTTCGATCACGGATCTGGTGTCTACGTTTTCGATGAGGATGGAAGGCGCTATCTCGATGGGACAGCAGCGTTGTGGTACGCCAACATTGGTCATGGCCGTACAGAGATTGCCGATGCCATAGCCGAGCAGGCGAAGAAGCTAGCGGGTTATTCAACCTTTGGTAACTTCTCGAATCGACCCGCCGAGGAGCTCGCGGCCTTTCTTTCTGAACGAGCGCCGATGCGCGATGCACAGATCTTCTTTGTGCAGGGTGGTGGAGATGCCGTTGAGACGGCGACCAAGCTCGCACGTCGATACCATTTCGAACTCGGACATCCGGAGCGGACCGCTATCATCTCACGGGTAAATGGTTACCATGGGACTTGGGGCTTCGGCACCTCTGTAGGAGGTATTGATGCCAACCGAGAGGGATTTGGCGCATTGGTGCCAGATACCTATCGCGTTCCCTACGACGATGTAGAGGCAGTTGAGGCAGAGATCGTTCGACTCGGCGAGGAGCAGGTAGCAGCGGTGATCGCTGAACCGGTTATCGGTGCGGGTGGTGTCTATCCACCACCTGCTGGGTACTTTGCATCACTTCGCGAGATCTGTGACCGACATGGAGTGCTCTTGATAGTTGACTCGGTGATCTGTGGTTTCGGGAGGGTGGGCAGCTGGTTTGGGGTTGAGCGATTCGAGATCTCGCCTGATCTGATCACCTTCGCTAAAGGGGTGACTAGTGGCTATCTCCCGCTCGGTGGAGTGGCCGTTGCTGGACATGTCGCAGCACCCTTCGCACGCCAAGATTCACCGGTCTTTCGCCATGGCCCTACCTATGGTGGTCATCCAACCTGTGCTGCTGCTGGCCTAACCAACTGTCGGTTGCTCGAGGGCGAGGGCATACTCGAGCGAGGCAGCCTGCTCGAGGGAGATCTGTTGGCGGCCCTGAGACCAGCGACGCGGTTCTCCTCCGTCTCTGAAGTCCGTGGTGGCGTTGGGCTGCTAGCGGCGGTCGAGGTCTCACCTCAGGTGCGTCGAGAGGATCCGAAGGCGGTCGACCGATTGGCTGTAACCGTCCGTCGTAATGGTTTGATCACACGTGTTCTTGGCCAGGGCTTGGCCTTCTCTCCACCGTTGGTAATCGAACCCTCGCAGATTCAGGAGATTGGCGATATCGTCATGGGTTCGCTGGAGGAGTGGGAGACCACAATCAACGTTTAG
- a CDS encoding RNA-guided endonuclease InsQ/TnpB family protein: MNNATHGDADDHRGSPPILKMLELAKVRKLTWLKEGSSTIQQQALRDLNQAFQNWWKRPDHFGHPIWPKAGINEGFAIRDLSVRRLNRKWGQVLVLKCGWVKFRVTREWRDIETALSARVTKDRAGRWFVSFTRLAPQIEREPTGEIVGLDMGVTHTVATSKGKFLDMKLLTNRERQPKRRLQRKLARQTKGSNRRNATKLSMP, from the coding sequence TTGAACAACGCAACTCATGGAGACGCCGACGATCACAGAGGATCACCACCCATTCTCAAGATGCTAGAACTCGCCAAAGTTCGTAAGCTAACTTGGCTCAAAGAAGGCTCGTCCACAATTCAACAACAGGCTCTTCGAGACCTAAATCAAGCATTTCAAAACTGGTGGAAACGACCAGACCATTTCGGGCACCCCATTTGGCCTAAAGCCGGTATCAATGAAGGCTTTGCCATACGGGATCTGTCCGTTCGACGGCTCAACCGCAAGTGGGGCCAGGTTCTTGTCCTTAAGTGTGGGTGGGTTAAGTTCCGCGTCACCCGTGAGTGGCGTGATATAGAGACAGCGTTGTCCGCACGAGTTACCAAAGATCGCGCCGGACGATGGTTTGTGAGCTTCACCCGTCTAGCTCCACAGATTGAACGCGAGCCTACCGGCGAGATAGTCGGCCTGGACATGGGTGTCACTCATACGGTGGCTACGTCCAAGGGCAAGTTTCTCGATATGAAACTACTCACCAACCGAGAGCGCCAACCTAAGAGGCGACTACAACGCAAACTAGCTAGACAGACCAAAGGCTCCAACCGTCGTAATGCTACAAAGCTATCAATGCCATAA
- the mftE gene encoding mycofactocin biosynthesis peptidyl-dipeptidase MftE codes for MTFTIADLTRPEFEELIHERVLVIPVGSVEQHGPHLPIGTDSHITAALVDELVRLRGEQLVLAPQIPISASDEHTSFQGTLSMGSNLLSAMLKAITSHLSIRPRTLLVSAHGGNLAAFLEASTPFWVPRTHVLIEAAANWELPADARGLWEPDAHAGRTETSVMLALRPDLVRLSQAVSGYNGPLSPVGAILATDGIRGVSTTGVLGDPSGANREEGLAILAALAADLVRTFDQVNT; via the coding sequence ATGACGTTCACGATTGCAGACCTGACACGACCTGAGTTTGAGGAGCTAATTCACGAACGAGTGCTGGTCATACCCGTCGGATCCGTCGAACAACATGGTCCACATCTCCCGATAGGTACCGACTCCCATATCACTGCAGCCCTAGTGGATGAACTCGTACGTCTGCGCGGGGAGCAGCTGGTGCTAGCACCACAGATTCCGATCTCCGCATCCGACGAGCATACCTCCTTCCAGGGAACTCTCTCTATGGGTAGTAATCTTCTATCAGCCATGCTCAAGGCGATAACCAGCCACTTGAGCATTCGACCACGCACGCTGCTGGTAAGCGCCCATGGGGGCAATCTGGCTGCCTTTCTTGAAGCGAGCACACCCTTCTGGGTGCCGAGGACTCATGTTCTCATTGAGGCCGCCGCCAACTGGGAACTACCCGCTGATGCTAGAGGCCTCTGGGAACCGGATGCGCACGCGGGTCGTACCGAAACCTCCGTGATGCTCGCTCTGCGCCCAGACCTAGTGAGGCTTTCCCAGGCCGTCTCAGGGTATAACGGACCACTCTCGCCAGTGGGTGCCATCCTCGCCACAGACGGAATCCGAGGAGTGAGCACTACTGGAGTGCTGGGTGATCCAAGTGGAGCGAACCGCGAAGAGGGGCTCGCCATCCTCGCCGCCCTAGCCGCCGACCTCGTTCGCACCTTTGACCAGGTCAACACGTGA
- a CDS encoding 3,4-dehydroadipyl-CoA semialdehyde dehydrogenase yields the protein MIRLQHLLGGRWVDGEGEGTLLRDPATAIPIASTSAVGIDVAEPIDWARRVGGAQLRAMTFVERAELLSSFADKLREQRPSYYDAVLANMGANKRDAAYDIDGAIAVLRYYASLGRVLGDRRTLMEPGTDQMTRSEDFRVAHLLTPRHGIAIGINAFNFPAWGMFEKVATATLAGMPSLAKPATQTALVAYLMVRDLYDANLVPEGVLSLLTAGGRELVELVEEEDTLAFTGSADTALMLRSNRTLLARGARFNAEADSLNAILALPDLSESSPSVDSLIDSVLTEMTIKAGQKCTAIRRVVVPLHLVESVTDRLVARLSSLKIGDARNPSVDMGPLVSRSQQEAVIAGAALLAQEGKTVLGGAGSIKFVDVDPQVAAVVAPTLIQISEPGSAKLVHELEVFGPCVAVIGYRGLDEGIDLVRRGRGSLVATVVTDDDAAFAQSALSLGSLHGRIAHLTHDGAADNPGHGVVMPQGIHGGPGRAGGGEELGGLRALNFYHQRTAIQARVPVLEALRKLSAELG from the coding sequence GTGATCAGGCTGCAGCATCTCTTGGGCGGCAGGTGGGTAGATGGCGAGGGTGAAGGCACGCTGCTGCGGGATCCAGCAACAGCTATTCCTATAGCGTCCACGTCGGCCGTTGGGATTGATGTTGCAGAGCCAATCGATTGGGCTCGTCGTGTGGGCGGTGCTCAGCTGCGGGCGATGACGTTTGTCGAGCGCGCAGAGCTCCTATCGAGTTTTGCAGACAAGCTTCGCGAACAGCGTCCTTCCTATTATGACGCTGTTCTCGCGAACATGGGAGCTAATAAGCGCGACGCAGCATACGACATTGACGGGGCGATCGCGGTGCTTCGCTACTACGCGAGCCTTGGTCGAGTCCTGGGTGATCGGCGTACTCTGATGGAGCCAGGTACTGATCAGATGACGCGTTCAGAGGATTTCCGGGTAGCTCATCTGTTGACGCCTCGACATGGCATAGCCATCGGCATTAACGCCTTTAACTTTCCCGCTTGGGGCATGTTCGAGAAGGTGGCTACAGCGACACTGGCGGGGATGCCATCGTTAGCCAAGCCAGCCACTCAGACGGCGTTGGTCGCCTATCTCATGGTGCGTGATCTCTACGATGCGAATTTGGTTCCTGAAGGCGTGCTGTCGCTTTTGACCGCTGGCGGACGCGAGCTAGTGGAGCTGGTAGAGGAGGAGGACACACTTGCCTTCACCGGTTCTGCGGACACGGCACTGATGCTCCGATCGAATCGAACACTACTCGCTCGAGGAGCTCGTTTCAATGCAGAGGCGGACTCCTTGAATGCGATCCTGGCCCTCCCTGACCTTAGCGAGTCATCCCCTTCCGTTGATAGCTTGATTGATTCTGTCCTTACTGAGATGACGATAAAGGCCGGTCAGAAGTGCACCGCCATTCGGCGGGTCGTCGTGCCTCTGCATCTAGTCGAATCGGTGACCGACAGGCTCGTGGCCAGGTTGAGCTCTTTGAAGATAGGTGATGCTCGGAATCCGAGCGTTGATATGGGTCCTCTTGTCTCGCGCTCTCAGCAGGAGGCAGTTATTGCAGGGGCGGCGTTGTTGGCGCAGGAGGGCAAAACCGTTCTTGGAGGTGCCGGATCGATCAAGTTTGTCGATGTCGATCCTCAGGTTGCCGCGGTTGTGGCTCCGACGCTTATCCAAATCAGCGAGCCAGGTTCTGCAAAGCTCGTTCATGAGCTCGAAGTTTTCGGTCCCTGTGTGGCAGTGATTGGATATCGAGGGTTGGACGAGGGTATCGATCTGGTCAGGAGAGGTCGTGGTTCGTTGGTTGCTACTGTCGTCACCGATGACGATGCCGCTTTCGCCCAAAGCGCATTATCCTTAGGCTCACTACACGGGCGAATCGCACATCTAACCCATGATGGCGCGGCTGATAATCCTGGCCATGGCGTGGTTATGCCTCAAGGTATTCATGGCGGTCCCGGTAGGGCTGGAGGCGGCGAGGAGCTTGGGGGCCTACGGGCGCTGAATTTTTACCATCAACGCACTGCTATTCAAGCGCGAGTTCCGGTTCTGGAGGCGCTACGCAAGCTTTCGGCGGAGCTTGGCTGA
- the mftB gene encoding mycofactocin biosynthesis chaperone MftB (MftB, a small protein, is a peptide chaperone that assists the radical SAM enzyme MftC in performing two modifications to the C-terminal Val-Tyr dipeptide of the mycofactocin precursor peptide, MftA. MftB's role is analogous to the role of PqqD in the biosynthesis of PQQ, a cofactor that derives entirely from a Tyr and a Glu in the precursor PqqA.) translates to MASTKKRVGDISAPTPCLSELRLRWSADVQIRRERFGAVAYHNKVQRLMLIQSVVVTRVADLLRGKEPAWHELAPLGCDRDELEQLLIQLYKEAIVEIVEEADTLMETSVHLAEDVLG, encoded by the coding sequence GTGGCGTCTACTAAGAAAAGAGTCGGAGATATAAGTGCGCCGACGCCTTGCCTCAGCGAGTTGCGACTGCGGTGGTCTGCTGACGTTCAGATTCGTCGCGAGCGTTTTGGAGCTGTAGCCTACCACAACAAGGTGCAACGCTTGATGCTGATACAGTCGGTGGTGGTGACACGGGTGGCCGATCTACTCCGCGGTAAGGAACCAGCCTGGCATGAGCTTGCTCCTCTTGGTTGCGACCGCGATGAACTCGAACAGCTGTTGATTCAGCTCTACAAGGAGGCGATAGTGGAGATCGTCGAGGAGGCAGATACTTTGATGGAGACATCTGTTCATCTGGCTGAGGATGTGCTTGGGTGA